A DNA window from Phoenix dactylifera cultivar Barhee BC4 chromosome 13, palm_55x_up_171113_PBpolish2nd_filt_p, whole genome shotgun sequence contains the following coding sequences:
- the LOC113462891 gene encoding uncharacterized protein LOC113462891 isoform X2 codes for MKRGIRSFCNGVGSTSTLNQRKAECDVSCIAAPSPVGSCTEESNEMRSSLTLEEMILQLELEEEAARRAKLDDYSELHRRRMSCVNNSDILRSARNALNQYPRFSLDGRDAMYQSSFRNFGARTSGFERGRKSVCCSSACRGLSSSGYEVDVERSLGLPPTVAGESVVWCKPGVVAKLMGLDAVPVPVSGRRGRKALNPLFSRKQSLRRMGKHELEKERLFMGINGWKGRMRREPLGSCSAAGFRLANPIFAEPARGREDWRFARAR; via the coding sequence ATGAAGAGAGGCATCAGAAGCTTCTGCAATGGTGTCGGCTCCACATCAACTTTAAACCAGAGGAAAGCGGAGTGTGATGTGTCTTGCATTGCTGCTCCATCTCCTGTCGGCTCCTGCACGGAGGAGAGCAACGAGATGAGAAGCTCGCTAACTCTGGAGGAGATGATCTTGCAGCTGGAGCTGGAGGAAGAGGCGGCGAGGAGGGCCAAGCTTGATGACTATAGTGAGCTGCACCGCCGGAGGATGTCTTGCGTGAACAACTCCGATATCCTGAGGTCGGCGAGGAATGCGCTGAATCAGTACCCCCGGTTCTCTCTCGACGGGAGGGATGCCATGTACCAGTCATCCTTCCGCAACTTCGGTGCAAGGACTAGCGGATTTGAACGTGGTCGGAAGTCTGTTTGTTGCTCCAGTGCATGCAGGGGGTTGTCTTCCAGCGGCTATGAGGTGGACGTGGAGAGAAGTCTTGGCTTGCCTCCAACTGTGGCAGGAGAGAGTGTAGTCTGGTGCAAGCCAGGTGTTGTGGCCAAGCTGATGGGCCTGGATGCAGTGCCGGTGCCGGTGAGCGGCAGGCGTGGAAGGAAGGCATTGAATCCTTTGTTTAGTAGGAAGCAGAGCCTAAGGAGGATGGGGAAGCATGAACTAGAGAAAGAGAGGCTTTTTATGGGCATCAATGGTTGGAAGGGGAGGATGAGGAGGGAACCACTTGGCTCGTGTTCGGCTGCTGGTTTTCGCTTGGCGAACCCAATCTTTGCCGAGCCGGCAAGGGGCCGGGAGGATTGGCGATTCGCACGAGCACGTTAG
- the LOC113462891 gene encoding uncharacterized protein LOC113462891 isoform X1 — protein sequence MKDLSLFLLQNSLASKMKRGIRSFCNGVGSTSTLNQRKAECDVSCIAAPSPVGSCTEESNEMRSSLTLEEMILQLELEEEAARRAKLDDYSELHRRRMSCVNNSDILRSARNALNQYPRFSLDGRDAMYQSSFRNFGARTSGFERGRKSVCCSSACRGLSSSGYEVDVERSLGLPPTVAGESVVWCKPGVVAKLMGLDAVPVPVSGRRGRKALNPLFSRKQSLRRMGKHELEKERLFMGINGWKGRMRREPLGSCSAAGFRLANPIFAEPARGREDWRFARAR from the coding sequence ATGAAGgacctctccctctttcttctccagAACTCCCTAGCATCCAAGATGAAGAGAGGCATCAGAAGCTTCTGCAATGGTGTCGGCTCCACATCAACTTTAAACCAGAGGAAAGCGGAGTGTGATGTGTCTTGCATTGCTGCTCCATCTCCTGTCGGCTCCTGCACGGAGGAGAGCAACGAGATGAGAAGCTCGCTAACTCTGGAGGAGATGATCTTGCAGCTGGAGCTGGAGGAAGAGGCGGCGAGGAGGGCCAAGCTTGATGACTATAGTGAGCTGCACCGCCGGAGGATGTCTTGCGTGAACAACTCCGATATCCTGAGGTCGGCGAGGAATGCGCTGAATCAGTACCCCCGGTTCTCTCTCGACGGGAGGGATGCCATGTACCAGTCATCCTTCCGCAACTTCGGTGCAAGGACTAGCGGATTTGAACGTGGTCGGAAGTCTGTTTGTTGCTCCAGTGCATGCAGGGGGTTGTCTTCCAGCGGCTATGAGGTGGACGTGGAGAGAAGTCTTGGCTTGCCTCCAACTGTGGCAGGAGAGAGTGTAGTCTGGTGCAAGCCAGGTGTTGTGGCCAAGCTGATGGGCCTGGATGCAGTGCCGGTGCCGGTGAGCGGCAGGCGTGGAAGGAAGGCATTGAATCCTTTGTTTAGTAGGAAGCAGAGCCTAAGGAGGATGGGGAAGCATGAACTAGAGAAAGAGAGGCTTTTTATGGGCATCAATGGTTGGAAGGGGAGGATGAGGAGGGAACCACTTGGCTCGTGTTCGGCTGCTGGTTTTCGCTTGGCGAACCCAATCTTTGCCGAGCCGGCAAGGGGCCGGGAGGATTGGCGATTCGCACGAGCACGTTAG
- the LOC103709713 gene encoding kinesin-like protein KIN-14B — protein MDESCEGKKRSKSIRSLSKSIQSLVGFNKNLTPGWVESVSRIIKDLSSAKPAGDSRKKGLALDRVENIGRSDAETDASVLKIRDELASLNAQLKQLNLEKRQALNDFLDLKGNIRVFCRIRPFLPTENCGYERSVLTSDPSNVFLRIAESKSKQYNFDKVFHQQSTQEGVFSEIEPVIKSALDGYNVCIFAYGQTGTGKTYTMEGTPDNAGVVQRGIEKLFQQASESNFRFQFTFSMLEIYMGNLRDLLVPKSKRLRLHKAPRLSIQMNPNGGIEIENLVAIKVSNYEQVERLYELGSRFRSTASTLANSTSSRSHCLIRMTLTSLGVPERRRETNKIWMVDLGGSERLLKTKASGRRLEEGKAINLSLSALGDVISALQSKKPHVPYRNSKLTQVLRDSLGSDSKTLMLVHVSPKEEDLCETICSLGFATRVRSICLESEEPTEERAKKEIAMSELLQKVKQLENERQQVRRDMESLNEKLRLLTRYESLDNCHLQFSYLSTEEMQSNGEINAQNVTDFSGTSASLPRYMRPTVSSQKKIDLDHQNFLSTRKKPPVPPKRRPASVYAESVTSRAKDVAWQSECGSEHSISTTSYMNWRNNTDDGTECSQGASDYEIKKVIFPEQEKSPRSLVTSLSQGSVSESESLQAKKIDQKKHLVIDSWLHLQMKEQISAHTHQGERVLANPIEKRSDRYNKRNPGRKNDQAEMLGGVNTRKQTVSKKHVNEFAKDLNFYDTTEQFGEAMPTEKSLKNMAMDGRDSFLADSLFDMTQTKYHNNKDYDQIAEKLKLNPEHQEEFTENTAEVEVDNESSVTQAQTPVSKENTISVESYTQDLCGSQQKMEDAGEPCLYFRRARRSLFTTNDLPTIDHKNAAMENPAVNVTSFKEEEGHTGNTGIHQQFQQTLQMLWASALLGLGIHSLGYGHDFFHGLMF, from the exons ATGGATGAGTCTTGTGAAGGGAAAAAACGAAGTAAATCCATCCGAAGTCTGTCAAAATCCATACAATCACTTGTGGGATTCAACAAAAATCTGACTCCCGGTTGGGTCGAATCAGTTTCTCGGATAATAAAGGACTTGTCATCCGCCAAACCAGCCGGTGATTCGCGTAAAAAAGGCCTGGCTTTGGATAGGGTGGAAAATATTGGTCGCAGTGATGCAGAAACAGATGCTTCTGTTTTGAAGATTAGAG ATGAGCTTGCTTCTCTTAATGCCCAACTAAAGCAATTAAACTTAGAGAAGAGACAGGCGCTGAATGATTTTTTGGATTTAAAAG GGAATATCCGTGTCTTCTGCCGTATAAGGCCATTTCTTCCTACAGAAAATTGTGGTTATGAGAGATCGGTGCTAACTTCGGATCCAAGTAATGTTTTCTTAAGAATTGCAGAGAGTAAGAGTAAACAATACAATTTCGACAAGGTTTTCCATCAACAATCTACACAAG AAGGAGTGTTTTCTGAAATTGAACCAGTGATCAAATCTGCCCTGGATGGGTATAATGTTTGCATCTTTGCTTACGGCCAGACAGGCACCGGTAAAACTTATACCATG GAGGGCACGCCAGATAATGCAGGTGTCGTGCAACGTGGAATTGAGAAACTATTTCAACAAGCATCAGAAAGCAACTTTAGATTCCAGTTCACTTTCAGTATGCTTGAGATTTATATGGGCAATCTAAGAGATTTGCTTGTTCCCAAAAGCAAAAGGCTGAGGCTTCATAAAGCACCAag ACTTTCGATCCAAATGAACCCAAATGGTGGCATCGAGATTGAGAACCTAGTAGCCATCAAAGTGAGTAACTATGAGCAAGTAGAAAGATTATATGAACTGGGAAGTCGGTTTAGATCAACAGCTTCTACCCTGGCTAATTCCACATCAAGCAGATCTCACTG CCTGATACGCATGACATTGACTTCACTTGGTGTACCTGAGAGACGAAGGGAAACAAATAAGATTTGGATGGTTGATCTAGGCGGAAGTGAACGCTTGTTAAAGACAAAAGCAAGTGGAAGAAGACTCGAAGAGGGAAAGGCCATCAATCTATCCCTGTCAGCCCTTGGAGATGTCATCAGTGCACTCCAAAGTAAAAAACCTCATGTGCCTTACAG GAATAGCAAGCTTACACAAGTACTTAGAGATTCCCTTG GGTCTGACTCGAAAACTTTGATGCTTGTTCATGTCAGTCCCAAAGAAGAAGATTTGTGTGAAACTATTTGTTCCTTAGGTTTTGCTACAAGGGTGAGAAGTATCTGCCTGGAAAGTGAAGAGCCAACA GAAGAGAGAGCTAAGAAAGAAATTGCAATGTCTGAACTGTTACAAAAGGTGAAACAATTAGAGAATGAACGTCAGCAAGTCAGAAGAGATATGGAGAGTCTCAATGAGAAACTGAGACTTTTGACAAGATATGAATCACTGGATAATTGCCACTTGCAATTTTCGTACTTATCCACTGAAGAGATGCAGTCTAATGGGGAAATAAATGCGCAGAATGTCACAGATTTTTCAGGAACTTCAGCTAGCCTGCCTAGATATATGAGGCCAACCGTTTCCAGTCAAAAAAAGATTGATTTAGATCACCAGAATTTTTTAAGTACTAGGAAGAAACCACCAGTTCCCCCAAAGAGGAGGCCAGCCTCTGTTTATGCTGAATCTGTAACTTCCCGAGCAAAGGATGTTGCTTGGCAGTCTGAATGTGGCTCAGAACATAGTATATCCACAACTAGCTATATGAACTGGAGAAATAATACAGACGATGGAACAGAATGCAGTCAGGGTGCCTCAGATTATGAAATCAAAAAGGTAATTTTCCCTGAACAGGAGAAGTCCCCAAGAAGTTTGGTGACTTCTCTTTCCCAGGGAAGTGTCAGTGAGTCGGAAAGTCTTCAGGCCAAAAAGATTGACCAGAAGAAGCACTTAGTCATCGACAGTTGGCTTCATCTACAAATGAAAGAGCAAATAAGTGCACATACTCATCAGGGTGAAAGAGTCCTTGCTAATCCAATTGAGAAAAGAAGTGACAGATACAATAAACGGAACCCTGGAAGGAAGAATGACCAGGCAGAAATGCTAGGTGGTGTTAATACCAGAAAACAAACAGTCAGCAAAAAGCATGTGAATGAATTTGCAAAGGATCTTAACTTCTATGATACGACAGAGCAATTTGGTGAAGCTATGCCTACTGAAAAGTCTCTGAAGAACATGGCAATGGATGGAAGAGACAGTTTTCTGGCTGATTCGTTATTTGACATGACACAGACCAAGTACCATAACAACAAAGATTATGATCAAATAGCTGAAAAATTAAAACTAAACCCAGAACATCAGGAAGAATTTACTGAAAACACCGCTGAAGTTGAGGTCGATAATGAATCTTCTGTAACACAAGCACAAACTCCTGTATCCAAAGAAAACACAATATCAGTGGAAAGCTACACTCAAGATCTTTGTGGGTCTCAACAAAAGATGGAAGATGCTGGGGAACCATGCTTATACTTTAGAAGAGCAAGAAGATCATTATTTACAACCAATGATCTTCCGACAATTGATCATAAGAATGCAGCAATGGAAAACCCAGCGGTAAATGTTACCAGCTTCAAAGAGGAAGAAGGCCACACAGGTAACACAG GAATACATCAACAATTTCAACAGACTCTTCAGATGTTATGGGCAAGTGCTCTTCTAGGGCTGGGAATTCACAGTCTAGGATATGGGCATGATTTTTTTCATGGTTTAATGTTTTAA
- the LOC103709663 gene encoding pentatricopeptide repeat-containing protein At5g56310 produces MLRRFLSPRFFSSLAFPSPSPIKESTHLTPLPRLLYLLNHSSTFEHMAQIHSFMVSRGLDGDNLLLGKFIHACSLLGFKDYAFSVFGRKDQPDIYLYNTMIRSLSRTDSALDAISLFNRIQSVGLRPDTYSFPFVLKGVAQLTMLELGQGIHSQIIRVGLGCDVHISTALIHMYSACEDIEDARLLFDEIRHRDVVSWNAMVAGYVKVGDMDNAHALFERMPERNVISWTTMIAGYAQMSHPGEAIAIFRRMQLEDSVEPDEVALLGVLSACAQLGALDLGEWIHGYVDKHKLYKTVPLMNALIDMYAKSGNIEKALELFENMKHKSVVTWTTMIAGFALHGLGNEALNMLDRMEGENVKPNDVTFLAILSACSHAGQADMGQWYFHRMRSWYNIRPRIEHYGCMVDLLGRAGFLGEACDLVGDMPFDANGAIWGALLAAARIHDDVELGEQALRHLIEVEPQNGGNYILLSNIYAAHEKWDDVGKLRKLMKDRGVNKVPGGSSVEVDGMVHEFTSRDGSHPCLERIYRVLYEINGHLKMIGYVPRLHGGLLEFEEG; encoded by the coding sequence ACTCCACTCCCTCGTCTCCTCTACCTCCTAAACCACTCATCCACCTTCGAACACATGGCCCAGATTCACAGCTTCATGGTCTCCCGAGGCCTTGACGGCGACAACCTCCTCCTCGGCAAGTTCATCCACGCTTGCTCTCTCCTGGGCTTTAAAGACTACGCCTTCTCCGTCTTCGGACGCAAAGACCAACCCGATATCTATCTCTATAACACCATGATCCGAAGCCTCTCTCGAACTGATTCAGCTTTAGATGCCATTTCTCTCTTCAACAGAATTCAATCCGTCGGTCTTCGACCCGATACTTATTCCTTCCCTTTCGTACTAAAGGGGGTTGCTCAACTGACCATGCTTGAATTGGGCCAAGGGATTCACAGCCAAATTATCCGAGTTGGGCTGGGTTGTGATGTTCATATCTCCACCGCTCTTATTCACATGTACTCAGCTTGCGAAGATATCGAGGATGCCCGGCTTCTGTTTGATGAAATTCGTCACAGAGATGTTGTATCATGGAATGCAATGGTTGCGGGATATGTCAAGGTTGGGGATATGGACAATGCGCACGCCCTTTTTGAACGGATGCCCGAAAGGAATGTGATCTCGTGGACGACGATGATCGCCGGCTACGCTCAGATGAGCCACCCGGGTGAGGCAATTGCTATTTTTCGGCGGATGCAGCTGGAGGACAGCGTTGAGCCAGATGAGGTCGCACTGTTGGGAGTTCTTTCAGCTTGTGCTCAGTTGGGTGCATTGGATCTGGGAGAATGGATCCATGGTTATGTTGACAAGCATAAGTTATATAAGACTGTTCCATTAATGAATGCATTAATAGACATGTACGCAAAGTCTGGCAACATAGAGAAAGCATTGGAGCTCTTTGAGAATATGAAGCACAAGAGCGTCGTAACTTGGACCACGATGATTGCTGGGTTTGCTCTGCATGGGCTTGGAAATGAAGCGCTCAACATGCTTGATCGAATGGAGGGGGAGAATGTCAAGCCGAATGATGTTACTTTTCTAGCCATCCTATCCGCTTGTAGCCATGCTGGGCAAGCTGATATGGGTCAGTGGTATTTTCACCGCATGCGTTCATGGTACAACATCAGACCTAGGATTGAGCACTATGGATGTATGGTTGATCTACTTGGTCGGGCAGGCTTTCTAGGAGAGGCATGTGATCTAGTAGGAGATATGCCATTTGACGCAAATGGAGCCATATGGGGAGCTCTTCTAGCTGCTGCTAGGATCCATGATGATGTTGAGCTAGGAGAGCAAGCCTTGAGGCATCTCATTGAAGTTGAGCCCCAAAATGGTGGGAACTATATCCTTCTATCTAATATTTATGCAGCACATGAGAAGTGGGATGATGTTGGAAAGCTGAGGAAGCTGATGAAAGATAGGGGAGTAAATAAAGTGCCGGGAGGGAGTTCTGTTGAAGTTGATGGCATGGTCCATGAATTTACCTCCAGAGATGGATCTCATCCTTGCTTGGAGAGGATATACAGAGTTTTGTATGAGATAAATGGGCACTTAAAAATGATTGGTTATGTTCCAAGGCTTCACGGAGGACTTCTTGAGTTTGAAGAAGGATAA
- the LOC103709662 gene encoding uncharacterized protein LOC103709662: MDPSEPHWRMSSSFSPPLSRRWDCRFQSDGLSHRVHEGPIYGSSLSSHSKGSRSGVSSDRYLNHYHSVSDGALSYLGSPADNIQAPRWTPPGQRYDLGEFTPVGGTRPETSVCSQSDERCYTAGNNHGFASSLSDSSQWASTSKQPNFFPPCNFSGRRSFMSKPVYPLVSRNPFSDTEAFGMAQTSSGGRRTPGDDVSTDPMWPENILSPDLTFLKTLTELQKMEASPEPNISSREAYRWSNASSYDFGYDGDVIDITDHISLENQRCLHNSARYQKCGLCERSLWQKSPWSSNRIVRSSDMPIVGVLSCRHVFHADCLEETTPKSRIHEPPCPLCLKAFGDEGSTPFSEPLQVALRSVRRSQGVNISSNSSGNSSQNVGDLRRNQSLPMPRHGGSLTKSHFKKRFSFKGRMGKDIFGTKLFRRTGSSSSSLLNDNPNQAGRMRPRQSSR; this comes from the exons ATGGATCCCAGTGAACCCCATTGGCGAATGAGTTCAAGCTTCTCCCCTCCTTTGTCAAGGAGATGGGACTGTAGATTTCAATCAGATGGATTATCTCATAGGGTTCATGAAGGTCCCATATATGGGTCATCGCTATCATCACACAGTAAGGGAAGTAGAAGTGGTGTCAGCAGTGACCGGTACCTAAATCATTACCATTCAGTGTCTGATGGGGCACTTTCTTATTTAGGGAGCCCTGCTGATAATATCCAGGCACCTCGATGGACACCACCTGGTCAAAGATATGATCTTGGCGAATTTACACCTGTAGGAG gaacaaggcctGAGACTTCTGTATGTTCTCAGTCTGATGAG AGGTGTTATACTGCTGGAAACAATCATGGCTTTGCATCCTCACTTTCAGACTCTAGTCAATGGGCATCCACTAGCAAGCAGCCAAACTTCTTcccaccttgcaatttttcggGCAGACGCTCATTCATGTCGAAACCTGTTTATCCGCTTGTTTCTCGGAATCCTTTTTCAGATACTGAAGCCTTTGGGATGGCTCAAACCAGTAGTGGTGGCAGGAGGACACCTGGAGATGATGTCAGCACTGACCCTATGTGGCCCGAGAACATTTTGAGCCCAGACCTCACGTTTCTAAAAACCCTAACTGAACTCCAAAAGATGGAGGCTTCTCCAGAACCAAACATAAGCTCGAGGGAAGCATACAGATGGAGTAATGCCAGCAGTTACGATTTTGGATATGATGGAGATGTAATCGACATCACAGACCACATCAGCTTAGAGAACCAAAGGTGTCTTCATAATTCAGCAAGATATCAGAAATGTGGGTTATGCGAGAGGTCGTTGTGGCAGAAGTCTCCATGGAGCTCTAACCGGATTGTCAGAAGCAGTGATATGCCGATTGTTGGGGTACTCTCATGCCGCCATGTTTTTCATGCAGATTGCTTGGAAGAGACCACTCCGAAGAGCCGAATCCATGAGCCTCCATGCCCTTTATGTCTGAAAGCTTTTGGCGATGAAGGATCGACGCCATTTTCAGAACCCCTGCAGGTGGCTCTAAGATCCGTTCGCAGAAGCCAGGGAGTGAACATTTCTTCCAACAGTTCAGGGAACTCATCTCAGAATGTAGGTGATCTGAGGCGCAATCAGTCTCTCCCAATGCCACGGCATGGAGGTTCCTTAACTAAGAGCCATTTCAAGAAGCGGTTTTCCTTCAAGGGAAGGATGGGGAAGGATATCTTTGGGACAAAATTATTTAGGAGGACTGGATCGTCCTCATCTTCATTACTAAATGATAACCCCAACCAAGCCGGGCGCATGAGACCTCGCCAATCCTCAAGGTAG